In the genome of marine bacterium B5-7, one region contains:
- the era gene encoding GTPase Era, translating into MPNDTHSGYIAIIGRPNVGKSTLLNALIGKKVAITCHKPQTTRHQILGIHTEGELQMIFVDTPGIHLGSKSAINQMMNKTATQAVKDVDAVLFVVDATRWTQEDENALTKVRNVKCPVFLVINKIDKLLDKKQLLPQMEGYKKLYEFTNMIPLSAQKQDNLDVIWQLLKPLMPEGPHYFPDDQITDRQETFMVSEIIREKLMARLQQEVPYQLTVEVEQFKREEGILHISAVIWVETEGQKGIVIGKQGQMLKGVGQKARLELQYRFDQKVMLKLWVNVKSGWSDNTKALQQFGYE; encoded by the coding sequence ATGCCAAATGATACACACAGCGGTTATATTGCGATTATCGGACGACCTAATGTGGGGAAATCTACATTACTGAATGCGCTGATTGGTAAAAAGGTCGCGATTACCTGTCATAAACCTCAAACGACACGCCATCAGATTTTAGGCATTCACACGGAAGGCGAGTTGCAAATGATTTTTGTGGATACCCCGGGTATTCATCTGGGCAGCAAGTCTGCGATTAATCAGATGATGAATAAGACAGCGACACAAGCGGTAAAAGATGTGGATGCGGTTTTGTTTGTTGTGGATGCAACGCGCTGGACACAAGAAGATGAAAATGCATTGACAAAAGTAAGAAACGTGAAATGTCCGGTGTTTTTAGTGATTAACAAGATCGATAAATTGCTGGATAAAAAACAATTGCTGCCGCAAATGGAGGGTTACAAAAAACTCTATGAGTTTACGAACATGATCCCTTTGTCAGCGCAGAAGCAGGATAATCTCGATGTGATTTGGCAGCTGCTTAAACCACTCATGCCGGAAGGACCGCATTATTTTCCGGATGATCAGATTACTGATCGACAAGAAACCTTTATGGTGAGCGAAATTATTCGTGAAAAGCTGATGGCGCGCTTACAACAAGAAGTGCCGTATCAGCTGACGGTAGAAGTAGAACAATTCAAACGTGAAGAAGGTATACTACATATTAGTGCCGTGATCTGGGTAGAAACCGAAGGTCAAAAAGGGATTGTTATCGGAAAGCAAGGCCAGATGTTAAAAGGGGTGGGGCAGAAAGCCCGTCTGGAATTGCAATATCGTTTCGATCAAAAAGTGATGCTGAAACTCTGGGTGAACGTAAAAAGTGGTTGGTCTGACAACACGAAAGCACTACAGCAGTTTGGTTACGAGTAA
- a CDS encoding NAD(P)H quinone oxidoreductase: MAEVLVLYYSRYGATADMAKFIARGIEQVPNMTATIRTVPAVSATCEATEPSVPDDGPVYVSTDDLKRCAGLVMGSPTRFGNMASALKHFWDQTGAVWGAGDLIGKPASVFTSTGSMHGGQETTLLSMMLPLIHHGMIIMGIPYAEPQLSNTQSGGTPYGASHLAGGDSKNPLSEDEKALCIAQGKRLAELVAKVV, from the coding sequence ATGGCTGAAGTATTAGTGTTATATTATTCGCGTTACGGTGCAACCGCTGACATGGCTAAATTCATCGCACGCGGCATCGAACAAGTCCCCAACATGACGGCGACTATCCGTACGGTACCTGCTGTATCAGCCACCTGCGAGGCCACTGAGCCCAGCGTGCCTGACGATGGCCCCGTGTATGTCAGTACGGACGACTTAAAACGCTGTGCCGGCTTAGTGATGGGCAGCCCCACCCGTTTTGGCAACATGGCCAGTGCCTTAAAACATTTTTGGGATCAAACGGGTGCCGTATGGGGTGCCGGTGATTTAATCGGTAAACCTGCCTCCGTCTTTACGTCCACCGGCAGCATGCACGGCGGCCAAGAAACGACTCTCCTATCAATGATGTTGCCATTAATCCATCACGGCATGATCATCATGGGTATTCCCTACGCCGAACCGCAATTATCCAACACACAATCCGGTGGCACACCGTATGGTGCATCGCACTTAGCTGGCGGTGACTCAAAAAATCCCTTGAGCGAAGATGAAAAAGCACTGTGTATTGCGCAGGGAAAACGATTAGCTGAGTTAGTGGCTAAAGTTGTCTGA
- the ybiT gene encoding ABC-F family ATPase, whose amino-acid sequence MLHCNEISKYYGERALFKDVSLNLLPKNRYAITGANGAGKSTFLKILAKEEELSDGSIEGKKGLKLGLLRQDHFKYENQAILDIVIEGKPALSKAFTEKEALLAKADITEEDCYRLADLEEIIADDDGYAAQAQAEIILQGLGLEITCFDKPLSVLSGGYKLRVLLAQALFSDPDVLLLDEPTNHLDIISISWLEKYLVSTFKGLLIFVSHDRSFINRVASHILDIDYADITLYTGDYDSSVKQKQELAEHKMHELKHKQDRIAELQQFADKFKAKATKSKQAMSRLKMIDKIELPDIQSTTMLRPTFAFEQKKKLGKQLLAVKGLAKTYGTHPLFEKLSLQLYSGQKYAIIGPNGVGKSTLIKIILGKVQQDAGEYTWNAAAKVSYFAQDYKEELDAKQDMFSWLTGQTQCSETDARKALGKMLFSNDDVYKKIGVLSGGECARLMFAKILLEQSNVLILDEPTNHLDMESIDGLIAGLKAYQGSVFFVSHNKFFIQTVATQLMVVLPKSVSLYLGKYKEYVAEMGEDYLETIYQGKKEQLSRQD is encoded by the coding sequence ATGCTGCACTGTAACGAGATTTCAAAATACTATGGTGAGCGGGCCCTGTTCAAAGACGTCTCCCTCAATTTATTACCCAAGAATCGCTATGCGATCACCGGCGCCAATGGCGCGGGAAAATCGACCTTTTTGAAGATCTTAGCAAAAGAAGAAGAATTATCTGACGGCAGCATTGAAGGCAAAAAAGGATTAAAGCTCGGCTTATTGCGTCAAGATCATTTCAAATATGAGAACCAAGCGATTCTTGATATCGTGATCGAAGGAAAGCCTGCCCTATCAAAAGCCTTCACAGAAAAAGAAGCGCTGCTCGCAAAGGCTGACATCACTGAAGAAGATTGCTATCGCTTAGCCGATCTTGAAGAAATTATTGCAGATGATGATGGCTATGCGGCACAAGCACAGGCAGAAATTATTTTGCAAGGTTTAGGTTTGGAGATCACCTGTTTTGACAAACCATTAAGTGTATTGTCGGGTGGTTATAAATTGCGGGTATTGTTGGCACAAGCTTTATTTTCTGATCCCGATGTTTTGCTACTTGATGAACCGACTAACCATTTAGACATTATCAGCATTAGCTGGCTAGAAAAATATTTGGTGAGCACGTTTAAAGGTTTATTGATTTTTGTTTCGCATGATCGTTCCTTTATTAATCGTGTTGCCTCACACATACTCGACATCGATTATGCAGACATCACGCTGTATACCGGCGATTATGATTCCTCTGTAAAACAGAAACAGGAACTTGCCGAACACAAAATGCATGAATTAAAACATAAGCAAGATAGAATCGCAGAGCTACAACAGTTTGCTGATAAGTTTAAGGCAAAAGCGACCAAATCCAAACAAGCCATGAGCCGGCTGAAGATGATCGACAAAATAGAGCTACCAGATATTCAATCCACCACGATGCTGCGTCCCACTTTTGCCTTTGAGCAAAAGAAAAAATTAGGCAAGCAACTCTTAGCAGTAAAAGGATTGGCTAAAACGTATGGCACGCATCCTTTGTTTGAAAAACTTTCCCTGCAACTCTACAGCGGCCAGAAATATGCAATCATTGGACCGAATGGTGTTGGTAAATCCACATTGATAAAAATCATTCTGGGCAAGGTACAACAAGATGCCGGTGAATATACTTGGAACGCCGCAGCGAAGGTCAGTTATTTCGCCCAGGATTATAAAGAAGAGCTCGATGCCAAACAGGACATGTTTTCTTGGCTAACCGGACAAACGCAATGCAGCGAAACCGACGCACGGAAAGCACTGGGGAAAATGCTGTTTTCTAACGATGATGTGTATAAAAAAATTGGCGTATTAAGTGGTGGCGAGTGCGCACGCTTAATGTTCGCTAAAATCTTGTTGGAACAATCGAATGTCTTAATCCTCGATGAACCAACAAATCATCTCGACATGGAAAGCATCGATGGATTAATCGCTGGCTTAAAAGCCTATCAAGGGTCTGTATTTTTTGTTAGCCATAACAAATTCTTCATTCAAACCGTGGCAACACAACTGATGGTCGTGTTACCTAAGTCTGTTTCGCTGTATCTCGGCAAATACAAAGAGTATGTTGCAGAGATGGGTGAAGATTATTTAGAGACTATCTATCAAGGCAAGAAAGAACAACTGTCTCGTCAGGATTGA